In Arthrobacter citreus, a single genomic region encodes these proteins:
- a CDS encoding aldo/keto reductase: MERVTLNNGVEMPILGFGVFQIQDENECEQAVFDALMAGYRLIDTAASYLNEEAVGRAIKRSGVPRDELFITTKLWVQDTGYDRTKKAFEKSLERLQLDYLDLYLIHQPFGDVYGSWRAMEELYHEGKIRAIGVSNFHPDRLTDLIIHNEVIPAVNQVETHPFCQQIESHNMMKENSVQIESWGPFAEGKNNMFQNEVLAAIAKKNNKSVAQVILRWLTQRGVVVIPKSVRKERIVENFNIFDFELSQDDIEKIVALDTNESLFFSHRDPEMVKWIGTRKLDI, from the coding sequence ATGGAAAGAGTCACATTAAATAATGGTGTAGAGATGCCTATTCTAGGTTTTGGTGTTTTTCAAATTCAAGATGAAAATGAATGTGAACAAGCTGTTTTTGATGCACTTATGGCAGGTTACCGTCTGATCGATACCGCGGCCTCTTATTTAAATGAAGAAGCAGTCGGTAGAGCAATAAAGCGCAGTGGCGTACCTAGAGATGAATTGTTTATTACGACAAAGCTCTGGGTTCAGGATACAGGGTATGATAGAACAAAGAAAGCATTTGAAAAATCGTTGGAAAGATTGCAACTGGATTATTTGGATTTATATTTAATCCATCAACCGTTTGGGGATGTATATGGTTCTTGGCGAGCGATGGAGGAATTATATCATGAGGGGAAAATCAGGGCGATCGGGGTAAGTAACTTCCATCCTGACCGTTTGACTGATTTAATTATTCATAATGAGGTGATTCCTGCTGTAAATCAAGTTGAAACACACCCTTTCTGTCAGCAAATTGAAAGTCATAACATGATGAAAGAAAATAGTGTTCAGATTGAGTCATGGGGACCTTTTGCTGAAGGGAAAAATAATATGTTTCAAAATGAAGTTTTAGCTGCCATCGCTAAAAAGAACAATAAATCCGTTGCACAGGTAATTTTGCGATGGTTGACTCAAAGAGGAGTTGTTGTGATTCCGAAATCGGTACGCAAGGAAAGAATAGTTGAAAACTTTAATATTTTTGACTTTGAACTAAGTCAAGATGATATCGAGAAAATTGTAGCTTTAGACACAAATGAAAGCTTGTTCTTTTCACACAGAGATCCTGAAATGGTGAAATGGATTGGTACCCGTAAACTTGATATTTAA
- a CDS encoding 3-hydroxyacyl-CoA dehydrogenase, with translation MDLKNSVVVVTGGASGLGEATVKNVVENGGKAVIIDLNAELGKKLVQSLGEENVLFVKTNVTDEEEVQEALYQAIERFGKVNALVNCAGIGNAIKTISKYGPFPLAAFSKVIHVNLVGTFNVIRLAAEKMAQNEKNNDGEKGVIINTASVAAFEGQMGQAAYSASKAGIAGMTLPIARDLASHGIRVMTIAPGLFDTPLLETAPEHVRIALGEMVPFPKRLGQPSEFAKLTQSIIENPMLNGEVIRLDGAIRMQPK, from the coding sequence ATGGATTTAAAGAACAGTGTCGTTGTTGTTACCGGAGGAGCATCTGGTCTTGGAGAGGCAACTGTAAAAAATGTCGTCGAAAATGGTGGGAAAGCTGTCATCATTGATCTTAATGCAGAGTTAGGAAAAAAGCTTGTTCAATCTCTTGGAGAAGAAAATGTACTTTTTGTTAAGACAAATGTTACGGATGAAGAGGAAGTACAAGAGGCTTTATATCAAGCTATTGAACGCTTTGGTAAAGTTAACGCTTTGGTAAACTGCGCAGGGATAGGTAATGCAATTAAAACAATTAGTAAATATGGTCCGTTTCCATTAGCAGCTTTTTCAAAGGTTATTCATGTTAATTTGGTTGGTACATTTAATGTAATACGCTTAGCTGCCGAAAAAATGGCTCAAAACGAAAAGAATAATGATGGAGAAAAAGGAGTTATTATCAATACTGCTTCAGTTGCAGCTTTCGAAGGTCAAATGGGCCAGGCAGCATATAGTGCTTCTAAAGCCGGTATTGCTGGAATGACCTTACCAATTGCACGAGATTTAGCTAGTCATGGAATTCGTGTGATGACAATTGCTCCTGGATTGTTTGATACGCCACTTCTTGAAACTGCTCCTGAGCATGTAAGAATTGCACTTGGAGAAATGGTTCCATTCCCAAAAAGACTAGGTCAACCAAGCGAGTTTGCAAAATTAACTCAGTCAATCATTGAAAACCCAATGTTAAATGGTGAAGTAATTCGTCTAGACGGTGCAATCCGTATGCAACCTAAATAA
- a CDS encoding LysR family transcriptional regulator has product MRIEQLQYIVEIAKTGSITNTSEHLHLSAPGISQSIKGLEEELGVKVFERSRTGLLPTDIGKEIITLAQEVLNKMGEIKEVANNYTSSLDGNLSIAVINTLCRSIVPQTLASFKIKYPGINVKINEFSANSLVKKSVLNGEADIGLLANPRSNNDENKQLISIPVLDSPLMVCFSKDSEHAKQDTIHIKDIIHLPIAAFSNNSETIDYYNSFSKFGKLNILFHSNSPETRNYFISQGLAIGFDCALATKFDHSVKSGNILAVPLVGVEKNVSKLSFFCIQLKSQHFSFAAKEFLKEIQLQSKICENSFI; this is encoded by the coding sequence ATGCGGATCGAACAACTACAATATATTGTCGAAATAGCAAAAACCGGTTCAATTACTAATACTTCTGAACATCTCCATTTATCCGCTCCAGGAATTAGTCAATCAATTAAAGGATTGGAAGAGGAGCTTGGTGTAAAAGTATTCGAACGTTCTAGAACTGGATTACTTCCAACAGATATAGGAAAAGAAATTATTACATTAGCACAAGAAGTATTAAACAAAATGGGGGAAATTAAGGAAGTTGCTAATAATTATACCTCGTCCTTAGATGGTAACCTCTCGATAGCGGTGATCAATACACTGTGCAGAAGTATCGTCCCGCAGACACTTGCAAGTTTTAAAATTAAATATCCAGGAATAAATGTAAAAATTAATGAGTTCTCCGCAAACAGTCTTGTAAAGAAAAGTGTTTTAAATGGAGAGGCAGATATTGGCTTACTAGCTAATCCTCGAAGTAATAATGACGAAAATAAACAATTAATTTCGATTCCTGTGCTAGATAGTCCATTAATGGTTTGTTTTAGTAAAGATTCTGAACATGCAAAGCAAGACACTATTCATATTAAAGACATTATCCATTTACCTATTGCAGCTTTTAGTAATAATTCAGAAACAATTGACTACTACAATTCATTTTCAAAGTTTGGAAAACTTAATATTTTGTTCCATTCGAATAGCCCTGAAACTAGAAATTATTTTATATCACAGGGCTTAGCTATAGGCTTTGATTGTGCATTAGCTACTAAATTTGATCATAGTGTTAAAAGCGGTAATATTTTAGCAGTCCCTTTAGTCGGTGTTGAAAAGAATGTATCAAAGTTGTCCTTTTTCTGTATACAATTAAAAAGTCAACATTTCTCTTTTGCAGCAAAAGAGTTTTTAAAAGAAATCCAACTTCAATCAAAAATATGTGAAAATAGTTTCATATAA